The region TTGTTTCTATACAAGTACTATACTGTCAAATGAAATGCATAGTTCTAATGGATAAGGTTCTAATAACATAGTTCATACTATTGGATAAGCTTTGATTTGATGGTTTTTTGTTCCTTCTTGTTTAGAAGAACTATAGTGTTGAATGAAATGCACATTTGATATGGACAAGGTTCTAAATTCTAATAACATGTTACAATCTTTGCAGAGTGTTGTTCCTCTTAATACTTGGGTGCTTATCTCCAATTTCAAGCTAGCTTACAATCTTCTAAGACGGGCGGATGGAACTTTCAATAGAGAGTTGGCTGAGTTTCTCGACCGCAAGGTTCCGGCCAATACAATTCCGGTTGACGGAGTATTTTCTTTCGATCATGTCGATCGGAATACAGGACTTTTTAGTAGGGTTTATCAACCTGCTCCAGAGAATGTTACTACTTGGGGCATTATAGAGCTAGAAAAGCCCTTGAGCACAACTGAGATTGTCCCTGTCATAATTTTCTTCCATGGTGGAAGCTTTTCTCATTCCTCAGCTAATAGTGCTATCTACGACACTTTCTGTCGTCGCCTTGTGAGCATGTGTAAGGCTGTTGTTGTTTCTGTAAACTACCGAAGATCGCCCGAGCATCGGTTTCCATGTGCTTATGAAGACGGTTGGAATGCTCTTAAATGGGTTAAATCAAGGACATGGCTTCAAAGTGGAAAAGATTCTAAGGTTTATGTCTACATGGCAGGGGATAGTTCCGGTGGTAACATTGCTCATCATGTCGCGGTGAGAGCTGCCGAGGAAGATGTCGAGGTACTAGGTAACATTCTTCTCCATCCGCTCTTTGGCGGGGAGAAGCGTACGGAATCAGAGAAGAAACTGGACGGAAAGTATTTTGTG is a window of Lathyrus oleraceus cultivar Zhongwan6 chromosome 6, CAAS_Psat_ZW6_1.0, whole genome shotgun sequence DNA encoding:
- the LOC127091393 gene encoding gibberellin receptor GID1B, with the translated sequence MAGSNEVNLNESKSVVPLNTWVLISNFKLAYNLLRRADGTFNRELAEFLDRKVPANTIPVDGVFSFDHVDRNTGLFSRVYQPAPENVTTWGIIELEKPLSTTEIVPVIIFFHGGSFSHSSANSAIYDTFCRRLVSMCKAVVVSVNYRRSPEHRFPCAYEDGWNALKWVKSRTWLQSGKDSKVYVYMAGDSSGGNIAHHVAVRAAEEDVEVLGNILLHPLFGGEKRTESEKKLDGKYFVRLQDRDWYWRAFLPEGEDRDHPACNPFGPNGKRLEGLKFAKSLVCVAGLDLLQDWQLEYVEGLKNYDQDVKLLYLKEATIGFYFLPNNDHFYCLMNEINTFVHPNC